TTGCTTAGCTTACCAAGGTGCCGACATTACTCAATCCTTCTACTACTTTCAGCAGGTTGCCGGGTTTGTTCATATCGAAGACGATGATGGGGAGTTTGTTTTCCATACAAAGTGTGAAGGCTGTCATATCCATCACTTTCAATCCTTTGCTGATACATTCCTGGAAGCTGATGCTTTCGTAGCGAGTTGCGTTGGGATCTTTTTCGGGGTCGGCGGTATAGATGCCATCTACGCGCGTTCCTTTGAGGATAACGTCGGCTCCTATTTCGATAGCGCGCAGTGAGCCAGCGGTATCTGTAGTAAAGTAAGGGTTACCTGTACCTGCGCCAAAGATGACCACGCGGCCTTTTTCGAGGTGGCGGATCGCCCTGCGGCGTACGTA
This Filimonas effusa DNA region includes the following protein-coding sequences:
- the pyrH gene encoding UMP kinase: MLPKYKRILLKLSGEALVGGSNNGFDPFDPRVIEQYANDIKAITDLGVQVAIVIGGGNIYRGMNEHDSGIERAHGDYMGMLATMINGMAMQAMLEKIGVYTRLQSAIKMEQIAEPYVRRRAIRHLEKGRVVIFGAGTGNPYFTTDTAGSLRAIEIGADVILKGTRVDGIYTADPEKDPNATRYESISFQECISKGLKVMDMTAFTLCMENKLPIIVFDMNKPGNLLKVVEGLSNVGTLVS